In the Gossypium arboreum isolate Shixiya-1 chromosome 10, ASM2569848v2, whole genome shotgun sequence genome, one interval contains:
- the LOC108481663 gene encoding probable carboxylesterase 18, with translation MAPQRTKPSLPLKTRVFISVISAVTDASCRSDGSVNRRLLRLLDYQAPPNPKPINSVSSSDTTVDASRNLWFRLYSPSLPSDLLLPVVVFFHGGGFTFLSPASQAYDAVCRRFARKFPAFVVSVNYRLAPEHIYPSQYDDGFDVLKFLNYNFATVLPENADLSRCFLAGDSAGGNIAHHVAVRACGAGFETLKVIGLVCIQPFFGGEERTAAEEELANAFLVSVPRADFCWKSFLPQGSNRDHKAVNVSGPNADDIYGVDFPATMVVVGGFDPLKDWQKRYYEWLKACGKEATLMEFPTMIHAFYIFPELQESGQLILQIKDFMNNCCSKPQLPQQN, from the coding sequence ATGGCGCCTCAACGTACCAAGCCCTCCCTCCCTTTGAAGACTAGGGTCTTCATCTCCGTTATCTCCGCCGTCACTGACGCCTCCTGCCGCTCCGATGGCTCTGTCAACCGCCGTCTCCTCCGCTTACTCGACTACCAAGCCCCTCCTAATCCCAAGCCTATTAACTCCGTCTCTTCTTCTGACACCACCGTCGATGCTTCCCGCAATCTATGGTTTCGCCTCTACTCTCCTTCCCTCCCTTCCGATCTACTCCTTCCCGTCGTCGTTTTCTTCCATGGCGGCGGATTCACCTTCCTCAGCCCTGCATCCCAGGCGTACGACGCCGTTTGTCGTAGGTTCGCCCGTAAGTTTCCTGCTTTCGTTGTCTCCGTCAATTACCGTCTAGCTCCCGAACATATCTACCCATCTCAATACGACGACGGATTCGACGTTCTTAAGTTTTTAAACTACAACTTCGCCACAGTCTTACCGGAAAACGCTGACTTATCACGGTGTTTCCTAGCCGGAGATAGCGCAGGCGGAAACATCGCTCACCACGTAGCAGTCCGGGCTTGCGGAGCTGGGTTTGAAACATTGAAGGTGATAGGACTCGTTTGCATTCAACCATTCTTCGGCGGAGAGGAAAGAACAGCGGCGGAAGAAGAGCTAGCGAATGCATTCCTGGTGTCAGTTCCGAGAGCCGATTTTTGCTGGAAGTCATTCTTGCCCCAAGGTTCAAACCGTGATCACAAAGCAGTGAATGTAAGCGGACCGAACGCTGATGATATATACGGGGTGGATTTTCCGGCGACGATGGTGGTGGTGGGTGGATTTGACCCGTTGAAAGATTGGCAAAAGAGGTACTATGAATGGTTAAAAGCATGCGGGAAAGAAGCAACATTGATGGAATTTCCAACCATGATTCACGCCTTCTACATATTCCCAGAATTGCAAGAATCTGGCCAGTTAATATTGCAGATCAAAGATTTCATGAACAACTGTTGTAGTAAACCCCAACTCCCACAACAAAATTGA